Proteins co-encoded in one Kutzneria chonburiensis genomic window:
- a CDS encoding VOC family protein — MACRISEIVIEARDPELLARFWAEVLGYVEIGREGNAVEIGPPGTGFGGAEPTLVFDRTNSAPRVKLPLHIDVSPTDRDQEDELARLLALGARPADVGQTGEESWHVLMDPEGNEFCLLRTRIEPVRQP; from the coding sequence ATGGCCTGCCGCATCAGCGAAATCGTGATCGAGGCACGTGACCCCGAGCTGTTGGCCCGGTTCTGGGCCGAGGTGCTGGGCTACGTGGAGATCGGCCGGGAGGGCAACGCGGTCGAGATCGGCCCGCCGGGCACCGGATTCGGCGGCGCGGAGCCGACTCTGGTCTTCGACCGGACGAATTCGGCTCCCCGCGTGAAGCTGCCGCTGCACATCGACGTCAGCCCGACCGACCGCGATCAGGAGGACGAGCTGGCCCGGCTGTTGGCCCTCGGGGCCCGGCCGGCCGACGTCGGTCAGACCGGCGAGGAGAGCTGGCACGTGCTGATGGACCCCGAGGGCAACGAGTTCTGTCTGCTGCGGACCCGGATCGAGCCGGTCAGGCAGCCGTGA
- a CDS encoding RNA polymerase sigma factor: MAIETDAEFSAMYRAQYADVLAFVRRRAHPVQADDVVGETFLTAWRRRRDLPPDPRPWLFRTARNLMLNADRSVRRQRAVAVRMAENDRGDGYEPMLSAEARMDLVTAWRALSTTDQELLALHAWEGLTDKAAAKVLGCTRAAFSMRLSRAKRRLAKHAGPTSDLPIAFANLNGAS, from the coding sequence ATGGCAATCGAGACCGACGCCGAGTTCTCGGCCATGTACCGGGCCCAGTACGCGGACGTGCTGGCGTTCGTCCGCAGGCGGGCGCATCCGGTGCAGGCCGACGACGTGGTCGGGGAGACGTTCCTGACCGCATGGCGACGTCGGCGGGACCTGCCGCCCGACCCACGGCCATGGCTGTTCCGGACGGCGCGAAACCTGATGCTGAACGCGGATCGCAGCGTGCGGCGGCAGCGGGCGGTGGCGGTCAGGATGGCGGAGAACGACCGGGGCGACGGGTACGAGCCGATGCTGTCGGCGGAAGCTCGGATGGACCTGGTGACGGCCTGGCGAGCACTGTCCACAACGGACCAGGAACTCCTTGCCCTGCACGCCTGGGAAGGCCTGACGGACAAGGCGGCGGCGAAGGTGCTGGGCTGCACCAGGGCGGCGTTCAGCATGCGGCTGTCCCGGGCCAAACGCCGACTGGCCAAGCATGCCGGCCCCACCTCCGACCTGCCGATCGCCTTCGCCAATCTGAACGGAGCATCATGA
- a CDS encoding hemerythrin domain-containing protein, with protein MTDTQLADVRDMYMIHTLLLREFGAMAGLVRGVRDGDAEQVRIVVEHIELVADLLHHHHAAEDSHIWPKLLDRLPAETTLLVHEMESHHKEIEALNQELTASLTAWRVAASGEAGGRVAAVLDELVPLLTMHLITEEDEMVPLIGRCVTAAEWAEMLAEGSSGLDPASVPLLFGMLAYDADPWVFRMTVEQLPAELRPVIDDLAGKAYAAHAERVYGTPTPPHAPRPDRV; from the coding sequence ATGACGGACACCCAGCTGGCCGACGTCAGAGACATGTACATGATCCATACGTTGCTGCTGCGCGAATTCGGCGCGATGGCCGGCTTGGTACGCGGCGTCCGCGACGGCGACGCCGAGCAGGTGCGGATCGTCGTCGAGCACATCGAGCTGGTGGCCGACCTGCTGCACCATCACCACGCCGCCGAGGACAGCCACATCTGGCCCAAACTGCTCGACCGGCTGCCGGCCGAGACCACGCTGCTCGTGCACGAGATGGAAAGCCACCACAAGGAGATCGAGGCGCTCAACCAGGAACTGACCGCCTCGCTCACCGCTTGGCGAGTCGCCGCATCGGGCGAGGCCGGCGGGCGGGTCGCTGCCGTGCTCGACGAGCTGGTGCCGCTGCTCACCATGCACCTGATCACCGAGGAGGACGAGATGGTGCCGCTGATCGGCCGCTGCGTCACGGCCGCGGAGTGGGCGGAGATGCTCGCCGAAGGCTCCAGCGGCCTCGACCCCGCTTCGGTGCCGCTGCTGTTCGGCATGCTCGCGTACGACGCCGATCCGTGGGTTTTCCGGATGACCGTCGAACAGCTGCCGGCCGAGCTCCGGCCGGTGATCGACGACCTCGCCGGCAAGGCCTACGCCGCGCACGCCGAGCGCGTGTACGGCACTCCGACGCCGCCGCACGCGCCTCGACCCGACCGCGTCTGA
- a CDS encoding sensor histidine kinase has product MKRITLRTRLTIIHTGLFLLASLIVVGLFYWQNIRSVLGLQEQVTPRLSGVAMPRTYADDAFSTVLFNLLFQSLLTFLALGLVAGVLGWWLSGRVLRRVHAMTAQAQQISTANLHERIALDGPQDELKELADTFNGLLSRLDDSFQVQGRFIANASHELRTPLAVTRTVIQVGLSSSDPDRVRRAKEELLRSNDRAIALINGLLQLARGERELEHREPVRLDSVVEQAVAEVDAPSDVTIEMRTEPCSLLGDSLLLSQVVRNLVDNASRYNVPGGTVWVRVTAQGELTVANTGPAVSDEDAALLFEPFHRATDKKDGVGLGLSIVRAIAAAHGGRVAAQPRPDGGLVVTVQLPVSGTATGPVPSGRNRPSS; this is encoded by the coding sequence ATGAAGCGCATCACGCTGCGGACCCGGCTGACGATCATCCACACCGGACTGTTCCTGCTGGCCAGCCTGATCGTCGTCGGCCTGTTCTACTGGCAGAACATCCGCAGCGTCCTCGGGTTGCAGGAGCAGGTGACGCCGCGCCTGTCGGGCGTCGCGATGCCGCGGACGTACGCCGACGATGCCTTCAGCACCGTGCTGTTCAACCTGTTGTTCCAGTCCCTGCTGACGTTTCTGGCGCTGGGCCTGGTCGCCGGCGTGCTGGGCTGGTGGCTGAGCGGGCGGGTGCTGCGGCGCGTGCACGCGATGACCGCGCAGGCGCAGCAGATCTCCACCGCCAACCTGCACGAGCGGATCGCGTTGGACGGGCCGCAGGACGAGCTCAAGGAGTTGGCCGACACGTTCAACGGCCTGCTGTCCCGGTTGGACGACAGCTTCCAGGTGCAGGGCCGGTTCATCGCCAATGCCTCGCACGAGCTGCGCACGCCGCTGGCCGTGACCCGGACCGTGATCCAGGTCGGCCTGTCCTCTTCGGACCCTGATCGCGTGCGGCGGGCCAAGGAAGAGTTGTTGCGCAGCAACGACCGGGCCATCGCGCTGATCAACGGCCTACTCCAGCTGGCCCGCGGCGAGCGGGAGCTGGAGCACCGCGAGCCGGTGCGGCTGGACAGTGTGGTCGAGCAGGCCGTGGCCGAGGTCGACGCGCCGTCCGACGTGACGATCGAGATGCGTACCGAGCCGTGTTCACTGCTGGGCGATTCGCTGCTGCTGAGCCAAGTTGTCCGCAACCTGGTCGACAACGCCTCCCGCTACAACGTTCCCGGCGGCACGGTGTGGGTTCGCGTTACAGCCCAAGGGGAATTGACCGTCGCCAACACCGGTCCGGCCGTGTCCGACGAGGATGCCGCGCTGCTGTTCGAGCCGTTCCACCGCGCCACGGACAAGAAGGACGGCGTGGGGCTCGGGCTGTCGATCGTACGGGCCATCGCCGCGGCGCACGGTGGACGAGTCGCCGCCCAGCCTCGGCCGGACGGCGGACTCGTTGTCACCGTTCAACTTCCGGTCAGTGGAACAGCGACTGGGCCGGTACCGAGCGGACGGAACCGTCCTTCATCGTGA
- a CDS encoding aldo/keto reductase, which translates to MDEYFLLGRSGLRVSRLALGTMNFGTGGFHAAYGLREEQAAPIFHRYLDAGGNLIDTADFYTAGESEEMLGRLIAGVREKLVLTSKFTNSVDPGDPNAGGNGRKHMIRAVEDSLRRLRTDYLDLFLLHTWDRLTPIEEVLHTFDDLAAAGKIRYAGLSDVPAWYAARAQTLASRPLVTLQLPYSLIDRAIETEHVAAGQELGLGITAWSPLAGGFLTGKYRSGDSGRLAGQSWTEQQWNLLSVLEKVSRELDVTMAQVALNWVITQPGVAAAIVGASSAAQLDTSLAALDFELPAELRASLDEASAIPPAKPYSMFTPEYQSWIINVGAKVGDKPTGYQPPVRNWAR; encoded by the coding sequence ATGGACGAGTACTTTCTGCTCGGGCGCTCCGGGCTGCGGGTGAGCCGGCTGGCGCTGGGCACGATGAACTTCGGCACCGGCGGCTTCCACGCCGCCTACGGGCTGCGCGAGGAGCAGGCCGCGCCGATCTTCCACCGCTACCTCGACGCCGGCGGCAACCTCATCGACACGGCCGACTTCTACACGGCCGGCGAGAGCGAGGAGATGCTCGGCCGGCTGATCGCCGGCGTACGGGAAAAGCTGGTGCTGACCAGCAAGTTCACCAACAGCGTCGACCCGGGCGACCCGAACGCCGGCGGCAACGGGCGCAAGCACATGATCCGCGCGGTCGAGGACTCCCTGCGGCGGCTGCGCACCGACTATCTCGACCTGTTCCTGCTGCACACCTGGGATCGCCTGACGCCGATCGAGGAGGTGCTGCACACGTTCGACGATCTGGCCGCGGCCGGCAAGATCCGCTACGCCGGGCTGTCGGACGTGCCGGCCTGGTACGCGGCGCGGGCCCAGACGTTGGCCTCCCGCCCGCTGGTCACCCTCCAGCTGCCGTACTCCCTGATCGATCGGGCCATCGAGACGGAACACGTTGCCGCCGGCCAAGAACTGGGACTTGGTATCACGGCGTGGAGCCCGCTGGCCGGCGGCTTCCTCACCGGCAAGTACCGTTCCGGCGATTCGGGCCGGCTGGCCGGCCAGTCCTGGACCGAGCAACAGTGGAACCTGCTGAGCGTACTGGAAAAGGTGTCGCGCGAACTCGATGTGACGATGGCTCAGGTCGCGCTGAACTGGGTGATCACGCAGCCCGGGGTCGCCGCCGCGATCGTCGGGGCCAGCAGCGCCGCCCAGCTCGACACCTCGTTGGCGGCACTGGATTTCGAGTTGCCGGCCGAGCTCAGGGCGTCGCTGGACGAGGCCAGCGCCATTCCCCCGGCCAAGCCGTACTCGATGTTCACGCCCGAGTACCAATCCTGGATCATCAACGTCGGCGCCAAGGTCGGCGACAAGCCCACCGGCTATCAGCCGCCGGTGCGGAACTGGGCCAGGTGA
- a CDS encoding TetR/AcrR family transcriptional regulator has product MLTPKGAATRRRIIEAAAAEISERGIGAVTLDDVGRRSGTGKSQLFHYFPDGREQLLLAVAQREADRVIEDQEPYLSGLTSWPAWRQWRDAVVDRYRRQGVNCPLGALITEINRRTPAAQEVTLRLFEQWQARVETGIRDMQRLGHIDHALDAVAAASAVIAAIQGGVVILMTTGSERHLEAALDFCLDHLAQFRTGG; this is encoded by the coding sequence GTGCTCACCCCCAAAGGCGCCGCGACCCGGCGGCGGATCATCGAGGCGGCGGCGGCCGAGATCAGCGAACGCGGCATCGGCGCCGTGACCCTGGACGACGTCGGCCGCCGCAGCGGCACCGGCAAGAGCCAGCTGTTCCACTACTTCCCGGACGGCCGGGAGCAGCTGCTGCTGGCGGTGGCCCAGCGCGAGGCCGACCGGGTGATCGAGGACCAGGAGCCCTACCTGAGCGGCCTGACCTCGTGGCCGGCCTGGCGGCAGTGGCGCGACGCGGTCGTCGACCGCTACCGCCGGCAGGGGGTGAACTGCCCGCTGGGGGCGCTGATCACCGAGATCAACCGCCGCACCCCGGCCGCGCAGGAGGTGACCCTGCGACTGTTCGAGCAGTGGCAGGCCAGGGTCGAGACCGGCATCCGGGACATGCAGCGGCTGGGCCACATCGACCACGCCTTGGACGCCGTGGCCGCCGCGTCCGCGGTGATCGCCGCCATCCAGGGCGGCGTGGTGATCCTCATGACCACCGGCTCCGAGCGTCATCTCGAGGCGGCGCTGGACTTCTGCCTCGATCACCTGGCCCAGTTCCGCACCGGCGGCTGA
- a CDS encoding nucleotide disphospho-sugar-binding domain-containing protein, which yields MAALAHRLPLVLLPQGADQFPTAAACRAAGVAEVVTPDRFDAETVRQAVSKVLGGEHLLAALAMGDEIAAMPSAKEVARDLTGAVPAVR from the coding sequence CTGGCGGCGCTGGCGCACCGGCTGCCGTTGGTGCTGCTGCCGCAGGGCGCGGACCAGTTCCCCACGGCGGCGGCCTGCCGCGCGGCCGGCGTCGCGGAGGTGGTGACGCCGGACCGGTTCGACGCGGAAACCGTGCGGCAGGCGGTGTCGAAGGTCCTCGGCGGCGAGCACCTGTTGGCGGCGCTGGCCATGGGCGACGAGATCGCGGCGATGCCGTCGGCCAAGGAGGTGGCCCGCGACCTGACTGGCGCAGTGCCGGCGGTCCGGTGA
- a CDS encoding nucleotidyltransferase domain-containing protein, whose amino-acid sequence MGVAEFGTRLAGLGWVTDLLVAGSMATGDHVPGVSDIDLVALVDGPVTAAREAELASIHDSTDPALKLGCVYVPEHLVDDLAAKHPTWTNGVFLYRILSGVNRAELVLHG is encoded by the coding sequence ATGGGGGTTGCGGAGTTCGGCACTCGACTGGCCGGCCTTGGCTGGGTCACCGACCTGCTGGTGGCGGGCTCGATGGCCACCGGCGACCACGTGCCCGGCGTGAGCGACATCGACCTGGTCGCCCTGGTCGACGGGCCGGTGACCGCTGCGCGCGAGGCCGAGCTGGCTTCGATCCACGACAGCACGGATCCGGCGTTGAAGCTGGGCTGTGTGTACGTGCCCGAGCATCTCGTCGACGATCTCGCGGCGAAGCATCCGACCTGGACGAACGGCGTTTTCCTGTACCGGATCCTGTCCGGCGTCAACCGGGCCGAGTTGGTGCTGCACGGATAA
- a CDS encoding glycosyltransferase, which produces MGMRVLACCTPMEGVFAPMVPLVKALIGQGHEVTVATGPELVDRVRRAGLTAVGIGPTAPEAAAQAINDPVFAEGPEPWRLGATMFARVMAPRRLPELQKLIDELQPDLVLQAPVDLAAPLAAASRGVPTLTYGTGLVLEQPLMSKMAEWVQPLWAEQGLDGDDNAGMYRDSYLNPVPATLQPELGPATTISRSIRPHVPGAADDRLPELGHRPVLYVSLGTVPVFNRRDVFEVLLTAVADLDAEVVVTVGHNNDPATFKAPANVHIEQWVSLAALLPAARRCSATPGRAQRWRRWRTGCRWCCCRRARTSSPRRRPAARPASRRW; this is translated from the coding sequence ATGGGGATGCGAGTCCTTGCCTGTTGCACGCCCATGGAAGGCGTGTTCGCGCCGATGGTTCCGCTGGTCAAGGCCCTGATCGGCCAGGGTCATGAGGTGACGGTGGCGACGGGGCCGGAGCTGGTGGACCGGGTCCGCCGGGCCGGATTGACGGCGGTGGGGATCGGGCCGACCGCGCCGGAGGCAGCCGCCCAGGCGATCAACGACCCGGTGTTCGCCGAAGGCCCGGAGCCCTGGCGGCTGGGGGCGACGATGTTCGCCCGGGTGATGGCTCCGCGACGGCTGCCGGAGCTGCAGAAACTGATCGACGAGCTCCAGCCGGACCTGGTGCTGCAAGCGCCGGTCGACCTCGCAGCACCGCTGGCCGCGGCGAGCCGGGGCGTGCCGACGCTGACGTACGGCACCGGCCTGGTGCTGGAACAGCCGCTGATGTCGAAGATGGCGGAATGGGTGCAGCCCCTGTGGGCCGAGCAAGGCCTTGACGGGGACGACAACGCCGGGATGTACCGGGATTCCTACCTGAATCCGGTACCGGCGACGTTGCAGCCGGAGCTGGGTCCGGCCACCACGATCAGCCGGTCGATCCGGCCGCACGTGCCGGGTGCCGCCGACGACCGTCTGCCGGAACTGGGCCATCGGCCGGTGCTGTACGTGTCCCTGGGCACGGTGCCGGTGTTCAACCGGCGCGACGTGTTCGAGGTCCTGCTGACGGCGGTGGCCGACCTCGACGCGGAGGTGGTCGTCACCGTGGGGCACAACAACGATCCGGCGACGTTCAAGGCGCCGGCGAACGTCCACATTGAACAGTGGGTGTCGCTGGCGGCCCTGCTCCCCGCTGCTCGGCGGTGCTCTGCCACGCCGGGGCGGGCACAACGCTGGCGGCGCTGGCGCACCGGCTGCCGTTGGTGCTGCTGCCGCAGGGCGCGGACCAGTTCCCCACGGCGGCGGCCTGCCGCGCGGCCGGCGTCGCGGAGGTGGTGA
- a CDS encoding TetR/AcrR family transcriptional regulator, with amino-acid sequence MSSSNRRSVTRRRIAEAAAALFSSNGYAETTMQAIADRAGVHVQSVYQVFGSKVKVLAEAAAVLVAGPDVDAAVPPPERRWVIDMFAEPDPARQLALYVHHMREVSDRYLRLVDIMRVTAAADPDVGSFLAQAEEGRYAGPAHLMQELAAKNALRPGLTPERAADMVYALTSYDVFRTLVDERGWSADDTEFWLAQTLAALLLA; translated from the coding sequence GTGTCAAGCTCGAATCGCCGGTCCGTGACCCGGCGCCGTATCGCCGAGGCGGCCGCCGCGCTGTTCTCGTCGAACGGCTATGCCGAGACCACCATGCAGGCCATCGCCGACCGCGCCGGCGTGCATGTGCAGTCCGTGTACCAGGTCTTCGGCAGCAAGGTGAAGGTGCTGGCCGAGGCCGCCGCCGTGCTTGTCGCCGGTCCCGACGTCGATGCCGCCGTGCCCCCGCCCGAGCGCCGCTGGGTGATCGACATGTTCGCCGAGCCCGACCCCGCCCGTCAGCTCGCCCTGTACGTGCACCACATGCGCGAGGTCTCCGACCGCTACCTGCGCCTCGTCGACATCATGCGCGTCACCGCCGCCGCCGATCCCGACGTCGGCTCTTTCCTCGCCCAGGCCGAGGAGGGCCGCTACGCCGGCCCCGCCCACCTCATGCAGGAGCTCGCCGCCAAGAACGCGCTGCGCCCGGGCCTCACGCCGGAGCGCGCCGCCGACATGGTCTACGCCCTCACCAGCTACGACGTGTTCCGTACGCTCGTCGACGAACGCGGCTGGTCCGCCGACGACACCGAGTTCTGGCTGGCCCAGACGCTCGCCGCGCTGCTCCTGGCCTGA
- a CDS encoding DUF308 domain-containing protein, whose amino-acid sequence MTSLRRIYLVRGLVALAWSAAFALVHTPLTSLVVALLVIYPLIDVVATLLDVRAGTPGRGLQVFNTVLSGLAAVGLGLAALSGVGPVLFVFGLWAIVSGLAQLIVALRRRSPELGRQWPLIIAGTLSVIAGGSYLPVALSADPSLTALIMYTAAGGAFFVVQAGILAWKARRARVLLDR is encoded by the coding sequence ATGACCTCGCTCCGTCGCATCTATCTCGTCCGCGGTCTGGTCGCCCTCGCCTGGTCGGCGGCGTTCGCCCTGGTGCACACGCCGCTGACCAGCCTGGTCGTCGCGCTGCTGGTGATCTACCCGCTGATCGACGTGGTGGCCACGCTGCTGGACGTCCGCGCCGGCACGCCCGGCCGCGGGCTCCAGGTGTTCAACACCGTGCTCAGCGGCCTGGCCGCCGTCGGGCTCGGCCTGGCCGCGCTCAGCGGAGTCGGCCCGGTGCTGTTCGTCTTCGGCCTGTGGGCCATCGTCTCCGGGCTGGCCCAGCTCATCGTCGCCCTGCGCCGCCGCAGTCCCGAGCTGGGCCGGCAGTGGCCGCTGATCATCGCCGGCACGCTGTCCGTGATCGCCGGCGGCAGCTACCTCCCGGTGGCCCTGAGCGCTGACCCGTCGCTAACCGCGCTGATCATGTACACCGCCGCCGGCGGCGCGTTCTTCGTGGTCCAGGCGGGCATCCTGGCCTGGAAGGCCCGTCGGGCCCGCGTGCTTCTGGACCGCTGA
- a CDS encoding ABC transporter ATP-binding protein, producing the protein MDSTTPVLSTRAVFRRFWPLTRTDRRWLAAGSLLLIGAAACDSVAVAMFGTIVDSSLKAGDLAAFWLPAGIWAGVAVTSGLLVFGGEYLVARSAERFLLRLRTKVFGHVQTLTPDFFQRRRLGDLIARLTDDVDTVERFVSTGLVQLVTALFGVAFFAGYALLLNWQLALAAFVVAPIFAVITRRFARRVNERSREQRALNGDITALLEENLANVTVVQAYNRQETEEKRLLTAGTRMLRANVSIARLGACYTPVVQITETACVLGVIALGTWEVAAGRLSLGGVLAFAAILASIYGPLRQLGQLRVMISAATTGSERIVELLDAEPAITDSPDAVSMHRAVGQLSLCSVGFTYPDAERPTLVQCTVDVRPGELVAITGASGAGKSTIAKLLLRFHDPDAGTIRLDGIDVRRLTLESLRRNIALVQQETLMFHGTIRDNIAYGRDGAADHDVVQAAINADAHGFVSELPDGYDTVIGQHGHGLSGGQRQRIAIARAMVANAPVLVLDEPTASLDGEAVDRLVGPLRRLTTGRTTIMITHDPRLTAIADRVLTVAGGHVTPGDAPVGVTGASGPPWR; encoded by the coding sequence GTGGACTCGACAACGCCGGTGCTGTCGACCAGGGCGGTCTTCCGCCGGTTCTGGCCGCTGACCAGGACCGACCGGCGCTGGCTCGCCGCCGGGAGCCTGCTGCTGATCGGCGCGGCCGCCTGTGACTCGGTCGCCGTGGCCATGTTCGGGACCATTGTGGACAGTTCGCTCAAGGCCGGCGACCTCGCCGCGTTCTGGCTGCCGGCCGGCATCTGGGCCGGCGTCGCGGTGACGTCCGGGCTGCTGGTGTTCGGCGGCGAGTACCTCGTGGCCAGATCGGCCGAGCGTTTCCTGCTTCGCCTGCGTACCAAGGTTTTCGGGCATGTGCAGACGCTGACGCCGGACTTCTTCCAGCGCCGCCGCCTCGGCGACCTGATCGCCCGGCTCACCGACGACGTCGACACCGTCGAGCGGTTCGTCAGCACCGGCCTGGTCCAGCTGGTGACCGCGTTGTTCGGCGTGGCCTTCTTCGCCGGCTACGCCCTGCTCCTGAACTGGCAGCTGGCGCTGGCCGCGTTCGTCGTCGCGCCGATCTTCGCGGTGATCACCCGCCGGTTCGCCCGTCGGGTCAACGAGCGGTCGCGCGAGCAGCGGGCGCTCAACGGCGACATCACCGCGCTGCTGGAGGAGAACCTGGCCAACGTCACCGTGGTGCAGGCGTACAACCGGCAGGAGACCGAGGAGAAGCGCCTGCTCACGGCCGGCACGCGGATGCTACGGGCCAATGTGTCGATTGCGCGCCTCGGCGCCTGCTACACGCCGGTCGTGCAGATCACCGAGACCGCCTGCGTGCTCGGCGTCATCGCCCTCGGCACCTGGGAAGTCGCCGCCGGCCGCCTCAGCCTGGGCGGTGTGCTCGCCTTTGCCGCCATCCTCGCGTCCATCTACGGCCCGCTGCGGCAACTCGGCCAGCTCAGGGTGATGATCTCCGCCGCAACCACCGGCTCGGAGCGCATCGTCGAGCTGCTGGACGCCGAGCCGGCGATCACCGACTCCCCGGACGCGGTGTCCATGCACCGCGCCGTCGGACAGCTCAGCCTGTGCTCGGTCGGCTTCACCTATCCCGACGCGGAAAGACCCACCCTCGTTCAGTGCACTGTGGACGTTCGGCCCGGCGAGCTGGTGGCGATCACCGGGGCCAGCGGGGCCGGCAAGTCCACCATCGCCAAGCTGCTGCTGCGGTTCCACGACCCCGATGCCGGCACGATCCGCCTCGACGGCATAGATGTCCGCAGGCTGACCCTGGAGTCCTTGCGCCGCAACATAGCCCTCGTCCAACAGGAGACACTGATGTTCCACGGCACCATCCGGGACAACATCGCCTACGGCCGTGACGGAGCCGCCGACCACGACGTCGTCCAGGCGGCGATCAATGCCGACGCGCACGGCTTCGTCAGCGAGCTGCCGGACGGCTACGACACCGTGATCGGGCAGCACGGCCACGGCCTGTCCGGCGGGCAGCGCCAGCGCATCGCCATCGCCCGCGCCATGGTGGCCAACGCGCCCGTGCTCGTGCTCGACGAGCCGACGGCCAGCCTCGACGGCGAGGCCGTCGACCGGCTGGTCGGGCCGCTGCGCCGGCTGACAACGGGCCGGACCACGATCATGATCACTCACGATCCACGGCTGACCGCCATCGCCGACCGCGTGCTGACCGTGGCCGGTGGGCACGTGACCCCAGGGGACGCACCAGTGGGTGTGACCGGGGCGAGCGGGCCACCCTGGCGGTGA
- a CDS encoding response regulator transcription factor has translation MRVLVAEDEPVLAAFIAEGLRQQAMAVDIAHDGLTAVQKLAADEYDVVVLDRDLPGKHGDDVCREIVDEGLRARILMLTAMGDVRERVAGLRLGADDYLAKPFDFDELVARIDALGRRARPAAPPVMRHGDIELNIALRQVLQGGRYVSLSVKEFGVLHALMAADGAVVSAEELLSGVWDENADPFTNAVRITMSRLRAKLGDPQVIETVAGVGYRLRRDR, from the coding sequence ATGCGTGTGCTGGTGGCCGAGGACGAGCCCGTGCTGGCGGCCTTCATCGCCGAAGGGCTGAGACAGCAGGCGATGGCGGTCGACATCGCGCACGACGGGCTGACCGCCGTGCAGAAGCTGGCCGCCGACGAGTACGACGTCGTCGTGCTGGACCGGGACCTGCCCGGCAAGCACGGCGACGACGTGTGCCGGGAGATCGTCGACGAGGGTCTGCGGGCCCGGATCCTGATGCTGACCGCCATGGGCGACGTGCGGGAACGTGTTGCCGGGCTTCGTCTCGGCGCCGACGACTACCTGGCCAAGCCGTTCGACTTCGACGAGCTGGTGGCCCGCATCGATGCGCTGGGGCGGCGGGCCCGGCCGGCGGCGCCGCCCGTGATGCGGCACGGCGACATCGAGCTGAACATCGCGCTGCGCCAGGTGTTGCAGGGCGGACGTTACGTTTCGTTGTCGGTCAAGGAGTTCGGTGTGCTGCACGCGCTGATGGCGGCCGACGGTGCCGTGGTCAGCGCCGAGGAGCTGCTCAGCGGAGTGTGGGACGAGAACGCCGATCCGTTCACCAATGCCGTGCGCATCACCATGTCCCGGCTGCGGGCCAAGCTCGGCGATCCCCAGGTGATCGAGACCGTCGCCGGCGTCGGCTACCGACTGCGGCGCGACAGATGA